In one window of Temnothorax longispinosus isolate EJ_2023e chromosome 9, Tlon_JGU_v1, whole genome shotgun sequence DNA:
- the Centrocortin gene encoding uncharacterized protein Centrocortin isoform X3 — translation MSLLSSSIGGVRYHADEDADHNMLQDLQLAAELGKTLLERNKELENIIKLHQATVEEQTQEIEYMKKQTAALREVNNTRLKVYEQLEVSVQDLERANHHLVIENTSDKKLIKSQSMTIENLEIRCEELQKKIDDLTERLRQHAASPSRNNVQQQQHQQQQLHQQQNTDWETSDTQGGSEKQRAAPSSPKSSQEMTETTAANDEEITELLKQLQDVRNQRAREQKKVSELSQQLTTLLQENSALEEQLTEWRNKAQDVKSLQEEISTLEEVRRGQLCGRCLRGMDTRTHDELSIMLDQEEYDDISMAESLISESQRDSELTVQEVTNFAKSKPKTDIGSKNEGTDELDSANPYRVLVEKYQALLEVQRHCQPRRKDTTPATCMSLQEELEMSGEFNNFYPAASEVETATAPESTKTALRIKPENAGKKPFSATPTDFSEAETSSSGFSDETSNKATQTDDRPSGSFLCSIADGEDCKFSIYDDNSPFESRFRKTPEYRQLFSEIFSVLKRAAEAKDEGEKLPLLDDPAPSQTKYDASLQEDLQSEATDDNQSVMSSMVSSVVSEPVFRVQSASPANLKDSQQSGKSSNTAVNQQPGKDASCRMDYVSLNLRVRKKSAAKKNFAKKAAQCNDRSTTPDIIPTTNPKLVPAKPNGGGRRRFRPFNPAEHEHSGAWNGQHNVYPNRLRDNKKLYGLTRGPAEQQQQQQQQQQQQHNNFEYKDFKPSTASEEVARLKRLEMSYAEVLRTPNNKSRANNHHHHHHHYRRN, via the exons ATCTACAGTTGGCGGCGGAGCTCGGCAAGACCCTTCTAGAACGGAATAAGGAGCTGGAGAACATCATCAAGTTGCACCAAGCTACTGTGGAGGAGCAAACACAAGAAATCGAG TATATGAAAAAGCAGACTGCCGCCCTGAGGGAGGTGAACAATACGCGGCTGAAAGTCTACGAGCAGCTGGAAGTCAGCGTGCAGGATCTGGAACGTGCGAATCATCATCTGGTGATCGAAAACACGAGCGATAAGAAGCTGATCAAGAG CCAATCCATGACTATCGAGAATCTGGAAATAAGATGCGAGGAGCTACAGAAGAAGATTGACGACTTGACCGAACGACTGCGTCAGCATGCCGCAAGCCCGTCTAGAAATAATgtgcaacagcagcagcatcaACAGCAACAACTGCATCAGCAACAGAATACCGATTGGGAAACTTCGGATACGCAAGGTGGCAGCGAGAAACAA AGAGCTGCCCCGAGCTCGCCGAAATCCTCCCAAGAGATGACCGAGACGACCGCGGCAAACGACGAAGAGATAACCGAGTTGCTGAAGCAGTTGCAGGATGTTCGCAATCAAAGGGCTAGGGAGCAGAAGAAGGTCTCCGAGCTCAGTCAGCAGCTGACCACTTTGTTACAGGAGAACAGCGCATTGGAGGAGCAATTAACGGAGTGGCGTAACAAGGCGCAAGATGTGAAGAGTCTGCAAGAGGAGATTAGCACCTTGGAGGAAGTCAG aCGGGGTCAATTGTGCGGGCGTTGTTTGCGCGGCATGGACACGAGGACGCACGACGAACTCTCTATAATGCTGGATCAGGAAGAGTACGATGACATAAGTATGGCTGAGTCGTTAATCAGTGAGAGTCAGCGAGACTCCGAATTGACTGTGCAG GAAGTGACAAACTTCGCAAAATCCAAGCCAAAGACA GATATAGGCAGCAAGAATGAAGGTACCGACGAACTGGACAGCGCGAATCCTTATCGAGTCTTGGTAGAGAAGTATCAGGCCTTGTTGGAGGTGCAGAGACATTGTCAGCCCCGTCGTAAGGACACCACACCCGCGACGTGTATGTCGTTGCAGGAGGAGCTGGAGATGTCCGGGgagtttaacaatttttatcctGCTGCTTCCGAGGTCGAGACTGCCACGGCTCCGGAATCAACCAAAACCGCCTTGCGAATCAAACCTGAGAACGCTGGGAAAAAACCTTTCTCGGCCACTCCCACTGATTTCTCCGAAGCCGAAACGTCGTCTTCAGGCTTTTCGGACGAGACCAGCAACAAGGCGACGCAAACGGACGACAGACCGTCGGGTTCATTCCTATGCTCCATCGCCGACGGTGAGGACTGCAAGTTTAGCATTTACGACGACAACAGTCCATTTGAAAGCAGGTTCCGCAAGACGCCTGAGTACCGACAGCTCTTCAGTGAGATCTTTAGCGTTCTGAAACGGGCGGCCGAAGCGAAGGACGAGGGCGAGAAGCTACCGTTGCTGGACGATCCCGCCCCATCGCAGACGAAGTACGACGCGTCGTTACAAGAAGATTTGCAGAGCGAAGCGACGGACGACAATCAAAGCGTCATGTCCTCCATGGTATCGTCGGTGGTCTCGGAACCGGTCTTCAGGGTGCAGTCTGCTAGCCCGGCCAATCTAAAGGACAGCCAGCAATCCGGCAAGTCCAGCAACACCGCCGTGAATCAGCAACCCGGAAAGGACGCAAGCTGCAGAATGGATTACGTGTCTCTTAATTTGCGCGTCCGCAAGAAGTCCGCGGCGAAGAAGAACTTCGCTAAAAAGGCGGCGCAGTGCAACGACCGATCAACCACGCCGGACATCATTCCCACGACGAATCCGAAACTCGTACCAGCCAAACCTAACGGCGGGGGCCGAAGGAGATTCAGACCGTTCAACCCTGCCGAGCACGAGCACTCCGGTGCATGGAACGGTCAGCACAATGTATATCCGAATCGGTTGAGAGATAACAAGAAGTTATACGGCCTGACGCGTGGCCCAGCcgagcagcagcagcaacaacaacaacagcagcagcagcagcataACAATTTCGAGTACAAGGATTTCAAACCCAGCACCGCGTCGGAGGAGGTGGCTCGGCTGAAGCGATTGGAGATGTCTTATGCAGAGGTTCTTCGCACGCCTAACAACAAATCCAGAGCCAAcaatcatcatcatcatcatcatcattatcgtAGGAATTAA
- the Centrocortin gene encoding uncharacterized protein Centrocortin isoform X2 produces the protein MSGQSVDMVWDPQTQTNSLEGWDYSIELAYLKSLKGSSSESNLQLAAELGKTLLERNKELENIIKLHQATVEEQTQEIEYMKKQTAALREVNNTRLKVYEQLEVSVQDLERANHHLVIENTSDKKLIKSQSMTIENLEIRCEELQKKIDDLTERLRQHAASPSRNNVQQQQHQQQQLHQQQNTDWETSDTQGGSEKQRAAPSSPKSSQEMTETTAANDEEITELLKQLQDVRNQRAREQKKVSELSQQLTTLLQENSALEEQLTEWRNKAQDVKSLQEEISTLEEVRRGQLCGRCLRGMDTRTHDELSIMLDQEEYDDISMAESLISESQRDSELTVQDIGSKNEGTDELDSANPYRVLVEKYQALLEVQRHCQPRRKDTTPATCMSLQEELEMSGEFNNFYPAASEVETATAPESTKTALRIKPENAGKKPFSATPTDFSEAETSSSGFSDETSNKATQTDDRPSGSFLCSIADGEDCKFSIYDDNSPFESRFRKTPEYRQLFSEIFSVLKRAAEAKDEGEKLPLLDDPAPSQTKYDASLQEDLQSEATDDNQSVMSSMVSSVVSEPVFRVQSASPANLKDSQQSGKSSNTAVNQQPGKDASCRMDYVSLNLRVRKKSAAKKNFAKKAAQCNDRSTTPDIIPTTNPKLVPAKPNGGGRRRFRPFNPAEHEHSGAWNGQHNVYPNRLRDNKKLYGLTRGPAEQQQQQQQQQQQQHNNFEYKDFKPSTASEEVARLKRLEMSYAEVLRTPNNKSRANNHHHHHHHYRRN, from the exons ATGAGCGGGCAGAGCGTGGACATGGTCTGGGACCCGCAGACTCAGACCAACTCGTTAGAGGGCTGGGATTATTCTATCGAGCTCGCGTACCTTAAAAGTCTTAAGGGATCCTCCTCCGAAAGTA ATCTACAGTTGGCGGCGGAGCTCGGCAAGACCCTTCTAGAACGGAATAAGGAGCTGGAGAACATCATCAAGTTGCACCAAGCTACTGTGGAGGAGCAAACACAAGAAATCGAG TATATGAAAAAGCAGACTGCCGCCCTGAGGGAGGTGAACAATACGCGGCTGAAAGTCTACGAGCAGCTGGAAGTCAGCGTGCAGGATCTGGAACGTGCGAATCATCATCTGGTGATCGAAAACACGAGCGATAAGAAGCTGATCAAGAG CCAATCCATGACTATCGAGAATCTGGAAATAAGATGCGAGGAGCTACAGAAGAAGATTGACGACTTGACCGAACGACTGCGTCAGCATGCCGCAAGCCCGTCTAGAAATAATgtgcaacagcagcagcatcaACAGCAACAACTGCATCAGCAACAGAATACCGATTGGGAAACTTCGGATACGCAAGGTGGCAGCGAGAAACAA AGAGCTGCCCCGAGCTCGCCGAAATCCTCCCAAGAGATGACCGAGACGACCGCGGCAAACGACGAAGAGATAACCGAGTTGCTGAAGCAGTTGCAGGATGTTCGCAATCAAAGGGCTAGGGAGCAGAAGAAGGTCTCCGAGCTCAGTCAGCAGCTGACCACTTTGTTACAGGAGAACAGCGCATTGGAGGAGCAATTAACGGAGTGGCGTAACAAGGCGCAAGATGTGAAGAGTCTGCAAGAGGAGATTAGCACCTTGGAGGAAGTCAG aCGGGGTCAATTGTGCGGGCGTTGTTTGCGCGGCATGGACACGAGGACGCACGACGAACTCTCTATAATGCTGGATCAGGAAGAGTACGATGACATAAGTATGGCTGAGTCGTTAATCAGTGAGAGTCAGCGAGACTCCGAATTGACTGTGCAG GATATAGGCAGCAAGAATGAAGGTACCGACGAACTGGACAGCGCGAATCCTTATCGAGTCTTGGTAGAGAAGTATCAGGCCTTGTTGGAGGTGCAGAGACATTGTCAGCCCCGTCGTAAGGACACCACACCCGCGACGTGTATGTCGTTGCAGGAGGAGCTGGAGATGTCCGGGgagtttaacaatttttatcctGCTGCTTCCGAGGTCGAGACTGCCACGGCTCCGGAATCAACCAAAACCGCCTTGCGAATCAAACCTGAGAACGCTGGGAAAAAACCTTTCTCGGCCACTCCCACTGATTTCTCCGAAGCCGAAACGTCGTCTTCAGGCTTTTCGGACGAGACCAGCAACAAGGCGACGCAAACGGACGACAGACCGTCGGGTTCATTCCTATGCTCCATCGCCGACGGTGAGGACTGCAAGTTTAGCATTTACGACGACAACAGTCCATTTGAAAGCAGGTTCCGCAAGACGCCTGAGTACCGACAGCTCTTCAGTGAGATCTTTAGCGTTCTGAAACGGGCGGCCGAAGCGAAGGACGAGGGCGAGAAGCTACCGTTGCTGGACGATCCCGCCCCATCGCAGACGAAGTACGACGCGTCGTTACAAGAAGATTTGCAGAGCGAAGCGACGGACGACAATCAAAGCGTCATGTCCTCCATGGTATCGTCGGTGGTCTCGGAACCGGTCTTCAGGGTGCAGTCTGCTAGCCCGGCCAATCTAAAGGACAGCCAGCAATCCGGCAAGTCCAGCAACACCGCCGTGAATCAGCAACCCGGAAAGGACGCAAGCTGCAGAATGGATTACGTGTCTCTTAATTTGCGCGTCCGCAAGAAGTCCGCGGCGAAGAAGAACTTCGCTAAAAAGGCGGCGCAGTGCAACGACCGATCAACCACGCCGGACATCATTCCCACGACGAATCCGAAACTCGTACCAGCCAAACCTAACGGCGGGGGCCGAAGGAGATTCAGACCGTTCAACCCTGCCGAGCACGAGCACTCCGGTGCATGGAACGGTCAGCACAATGTATATCCGAATCGGTTGAGAGATAACAAGAAGTTATACGGCCTGACGCGTGGCCCAGCcgagcagcagcagcaacaacaacaacagcagcagcagcagcataACAATTTCGAGTACAAGGATTTCAAACCCAGCACCGCGTCGGAGGAGGTGGCTCGGCTGAAGCGATTGGAGATGTCTTATGCAGAGGTTCTTCGCACGCCTAACAACAAATCCAGAGCCAAcaatcatcatcatcatcatcatcattatcgtAGGAATTAA
- the Centrocortin gene encoding uncharacterized protein Centrocortin isoform X1: MSGQSVDMVWDPQTQTNSLEGWDYSIELAYLKSLKGSSSESNLQLAAELGKTLLERNKELENIIKLHQATVEEQTQEIEYMKKQTAALREVNNTRLKVYEQLEVSVQDLERANHHLVIENTSDKKLIKSQSMTIENLEIRCEELQKKIDDLTERLRQHAASPSRNNVQQQQHQQQQLHQQQNTDWETSDTQGGSEKQRAAPSSPKSSQEMTETTAANDEEITELLKQLQDVRNQRAREQKKVSELSQQLTTLLQENSALEEQLTEWRNKAQDVKSLQEEISTLEEVRRGQLCGRCLRGMDTRTHDELSIMLDQEEYDDISMAESLISESQRDSELTVQEVTNFAKSKPKTDIGSKNEGTDELDSANPYRVLVEKYQALLEVQRHCQPRRKDTTPATCMSLQEELEMSGEFNNFYPAASEVETATAPESTKTALRIKPENAGKKPFSATPTDFSEAETSSSGFSDETSNKATQTDDRPSGSFLCSIADGEDCKFSIYDDNSPFESRFRKTPEYRQLFSEIFSVLKRAAEAKDEGEKLPLLDDPAPSQTKYDASLQEDLQSEATDDNQSVMSSMVSSVVSEPVFRVQSASPANLKDSQQSGKSSNTAVNQQPGKDASCRMDYVSLNLRVRKKSAAKKNFAKKAAQCNDRSTTPDIIPTTNPKLVPAKPNGGGRRRFRPFNPAEHEHSGAWNGQHNVYPNRLRDNKKLYGLTRGPAEQQQQQQQQQQQQHNNFEYKDFKPSTASEEVARLKRLEMSYAEVLRTPNNKSRANNHHHHHHHYRRN; this comes from the exons ATGAGCGGGCAGAGCGTGGACATGGTCTGGGACCCGCAGACTCAGACCAACTCGTTAGAGGGCTGGGATTATTCTATCGAGCTCGCGTACCTTAAAAGTCTTAAGGGATCCTCCTCCGAAAGTA ATCTACAGTTGGCGGCGGAGCTCGGCAAGACCCTTCTAGAACGGAATAAGGAGCTGGAGAACATCATCAAGTTGCACCAAGCTACTGTGGAGGAGCAAACACAAGAAATCGAG TATATGAAAAAGCAGACTGCCGCCCTGAGGGAGGTGAACAATACGCGGCTGAAAGTCTACGAGCAGCTGGAAGTCAGCGTGCAGGATCTGGAACGTGCGAATCATCATCTGGTGATCGAAAACACGAGCGATAAGAAGCTGATCAAGAG CCAATCCATGACTATCGAGAATCTGGAAATAAGATGCGAGGAGCTACAGAAGAAGATTGACGACTTGACCGAACGACTGCGTCAGCATGCCGCAAGCCCGTCTAGAAATAATgtgcaacagcagcagcatcaACAGCAACAACTGCATCAGCAACAGAATACCGATTGGGAAACTTCGGATACGCAAGGTGGCAGCGAGAAACAA AGAGCTGCCCCGAGCTCGCCGAAATCCTCCCAAGAGATGACCGAGACGACCGCGGCAAACGACGAAGAGATAACCGAGTTGCTGAAGCAGTTGCAGGATGTTCGCAATCAAAGGGCTAGGGAGCAGAAGAAGGTCTCCGAGCTCAGTCAGCAGCTGACCACTTTGTTACAGGAGAACAGCGCATTGGAGGAGCAATTAACGGAGTGGCGTAACAAGGCGCAAGATGTGAAGAGTCTGCAAGAGGAGATTAGCACCTTGGAGGAAGTCAG aCGGGGTCAATTGTGCGGGCGTTGTTTGCGCGGCATGGACACGAGGACGCACGACGAACTCTCTATAATGCTGGATCAGGAAGAGTACGATGACATAAGTATGGCTGAGTCGTTAATCAGTGAGAGTCAGCGAGACTCCGAATTGACTGTGCAG GAAGTGACAAACTTCGCAAAATCCAAGCCAAAGACA GATATAGGCAGCAAGAATGAAGGTACCGACGAACTGGACAGCGCGAATCCTTATCGAGTCTTGGTAGAGAAGTATCAGGCCTTGTTGGAGGTGCAGAGACATTGTCAGCCCCGTCGTAAGGACACCACACCCGCGACGTGTATGTCGTTGCAGGAGGAGCTGGAGATGTCCGGGgagtttaacaatttttatcctGCTGCTTCCGAGGTCGAGACTGCCACGGCTCCGGAATCAACCAAAACCGCCTTGCGAATCAAACCTGAGAACGCTGGGAAAAAACCTTTCTCGGCCACTCCCACTGATTTCTCCGAAGCCGAAACGTCGTCTTCAGGCTTTTCGGACGAGACCAGCAACAAGGCGACGCAAACGGACGACAGACCGTCGGGTTCATTCCTATGCTCCATCGCCGACGGTGAGGACTGCAAGTTTAGCATTTACGACGACAACAGTCCATTTGAAAGCAGGTTCCGCAAGACGCCTGAGTACCGACAGCTCTTCAGTGAGATCTTTAGCGTTCTGAAACGGGCGGCCGAAGCGAAGGACGAGGGCGAGAAGCTACCGTTGCTGGACGATCCCGCCCCATCGCAGACGAAGTACGACGCGTCGTTACAAGAAGATTTGCAGAGCGAAGCGACGGACGACAATCAAAGCGTCATGTCCTCCATGGTATCGTCGGTGGTCTCGGAACCGGTCTTCAGGGTGCAGTCTGCTAGCCCGGCCAATCTAAAGGACAGCCAGCAATCCGGCAAGTCCAGCAACACCGCCGTGAATCAGCAACCCGGAAAGGACGCAAGCTGCAGAATGGATTACGTGTCTCTTAATTTGCGCGTCCGCAAGAAGTCCGCGGCGAAGAAGAACTTCGCTAAAAAGGCGGCGCAGTGCAACGACCGATCAACCACGCCGGACATCATTCCCACGACGAATCCGAAACTCGTACCAGCCAAACCTAACGGCGGGGGCCGAAGGAGATTCAGACCGTTCAACCCTGCCGAGCACGAGCACTCCGGTGCATGGAACGGTCAGCACAATGTATATCCGAATCGGTTGAGAGATAACAAGAAGTTATACGGCCTGACGCGTGGCCCAGCcgagcagcagcagcaacaacaacaacagcagcagcagcagcataACAATTTCGAGTACAAGGATTTCAAACCCAGCACCGCGTCGGAGGAGGTGGCTCGGCTGAAGCGATTGGAGATGTCTTATGCAGAGGTTCTTCGCACGCCTAACAACAAATCCAGAGCCAAcaatcatcatcatcatcatcatcattatcgtAGGAATTAA
- the Centrocortin gene encoding uncharacterized protein Centrocortin isoform X4 has protein sequence MATSQDLEDDWTMLCHDLDSWTYNDLQLAAELGKTLLERNKELENIIKLHQATVEEQTQEIEYMKKQTAALREVNNTRLKVYEQLEVSVQDLERANHHLVIENTSDKKLIKSQSMTIENLEIRCEELQKKIDDLTERLRQHAASPSRNNVQQQQHQQQQLHQQQNTDWETSDTQGGSEKQRAAPSSPKSSQEMTETTAANDEEITELLKQLQDVRNQRAREQKKVSELSQQLTTLLQENSALEEQLTEWRNKAQDVKSLQEEISTLEEVRRGQLCGRCLRGMDTRTHDELSIMLDQEEYDDISMAESLISESQRDSELTVQEVTNFAKSKPKTDIGSKNEGTDELDSANPYRVLVEKYQALLEVQRHCQPRRKDTTPATCMSLQEELEMSGEFNNFYPAASEVETATAPESTKTALRIKPENAGKKPFSATPTDFSEAETSSSGFSDETSNKATQTDDRPSGSFLCSIADGEDCKFSIYDDNSPFESRFRKTPEYRQLFSEIFSVLKRAAEAKDEGEKLPLLDDPAPSQTKYDASLQEDLQSEATDDNQSVMSSMVSSVVSEPVFRVQSASPANLKDSQQSGKSSNTAVNQQPGKDASCRMDYVSLNLRVRKKSAAKKNFAKKAAQCNDRSTTPDIIPTTNPKLVPAKPNGGGRRRFRPFNPAEHEHSGAWNGQHNVYPNRLRDNKKLYGLTRGPAEQQQQQQQQQQQQHNNFEYKDFKPSTASEEVARLKRLEMSYAEVLRTPNNKSRANNHHHHHHHYRRN, from the exons ATCTACAGTTGGCGGCGGAGCTCGGCAAGACCCTTCTAGAACGGAATAAGGAGCTGGAGAACATCATCAAGTTGCACCAAGCTACTGTGGAGGAGCAAACACAAGAAATCGAG TATATGAAAAAGCAGACTGCCGCCCTGAGGGAGGTGAACAATACGCGGCTGAAAGTCTACGAGCAGCTGGAAGTCAGCGTGCAGGATCTGGAACGTGCGAATCATCATCTGGTGATCGAAAACACGAGCGATAAGAAGCTGATCAAGAG CCAATCCATGACTATCGAGAATCTGGAAATAAGATGCGAGGAGCTACAGAAGAAGATTGACGACTTGACCGAACGACTGCGTCAGCATGCCGCAAGCCCGTCTAGAAATAATgtgcaacagcagcagcatcaACAGCAACAACTGCATCAGCAACAGAATACCGATTGGGAAACTTCGGATACGCAAGGTGGCAGCGAGAAACAA AGAGCTGCCCCGAGCTCGCCGAAATCCTCCCAAGAGATGACCGAGACGACCGCGGCAAACGACGAAGAGATAACCGAGTTGCTGAAGCAGTTGCAGGATGTTCGCAATCAAAGGGCTAGGGAGCAGAAGAAGGTCTCCGAGCTCAGTCAGCAGCTGACCACTTTGTTACAGGAGAACAGCGCATTGGAGGAGCAATTAACGGAGTGGCGTAACAAGGCGCAAGATGTGAAGAGTCTGCAAGAGGAGATTAGCACCTTGGAGGAAGTCAG aCGGGGTCAATTGTGCGGGCGTTGTTTGCGCGGCATGGACACGAGGACGCACGACGAACTCTCTATAATGCTGGATCAGGAAGAGTACGATGACATAAGTATGGCTGAGTCGTTAATCAGTGAGAGTCAGCGAGACTCCGAATTGACTGTGCAG GAAGTGACAAACTTCGCAAAATCCAAGCCAAAGACA GATATAGGCAGCAAGAATGAAGGTACCGACGAACTGGACAGCGCGAATCCTTATCGAGTCTTGGTAGAGAAGTATCAGGCCTTGTTGGAGGTGCAGAGACATTGTCAGCCCCGTCGTAAGGACACCACACCCGCGACGTGTATGTCGTTGCAGGAGGAGCTGGAGATGTCCGGGgagtttaacaatttttatcctGCTGCTTCCGAGGTCGAGACTGCCACGGCTCCGGAATCAACCAAAACCGCCTTGCGAATCAAACCTGAGAACGCTGGGAAAAAACCTTTCTCGGCCACTCCCACTGATTTCTCCGAAGCCGAAACGTCGTCTTCAGGCTTTTCGGACGAGACCAGCAACAAGGCGACGCAAACGGACGACAGACCGTCGGGTTCATTCCTATGCTCCATCGCCGACGGTGAGGACTGCAAGTTTAGCATTTACGACGACAACAGTCCATTTGAAAGCAGGTTCCGCAAGACGCCTGAGTACCGACAGCTCTTCAGTGAGATCTTTAGCGTTCTGAAACGGGCGGCCGAAGCGAAGGACGAGGGCGAGAAGCTACCGTTGCTGGACGATCCCGCCCCATCGCAGACGAAGTACGACGCGTCGTTACAAGAAGATTTGCAGAGCGAAGCGACGGACGACAATCAAAGCGTCATGTCCTCCATGGTATCGTCGGTGGTCTCGGAACCGGTCTTCAGGGTGCAGTCTGCTAGCCCGGCCAATCTAAAGGACAGCCAGCAATCCGGCAAGTCCAGCAACACCGCCGTGAATCAGCAACCCGGAAAGGACGCAAGCTGCAGAATGGATTACGTGTCTCTTAATTTGCGCGTCCGCAAGAAGTCCGCGGCGAAGAAGAACTTCGCTAAAAAGGCGGCGCAGTGCAACGACCGATCAACCACGCCGGACATCATTCCCACGACGAATCCGAAACTCGTACCAGCCAAACCTAACGGCGGGGGCCGAAGGAGATTCAGACCGTTCAACCCTGCCGAGCACGAGCACTCCGGTGCATGGAACGGTCAGCACAATGTATATCCGAATCGGTTGAGAGATAACAAGAAGTTATACGGCCTGACGCGTGGCCCAGCcgagcagcagcagcaacaacaacaacagcagcagcagcagcataACAATTTCGAGTACAAGGATTTCAAACCCAGCACCGCGTCGGAGGAGGTGGCTCGGCTGAAGCGATTGGAGATGTCTTATGCAGAGGTTCTTCGCACGCCTAACAACAAATCCAGAGCCAAcaatcatcatcatcatcatcatcattatcgtAGGAATTAA